The following coding sequences lie in one Vidua chalybeata isolate OUT-0048 chromosome 16, bVidCha1 merged haplotype, whole genome shotgun sequence genomic window:
- the LOC128796156 gene encoding WD repeat-containing protein 90 isoform X4, whose protein sequence is MGPRGIQGAVGGCPGWGSIPPMILVLAAWQRPYLNIFKHFRVEEWKRSAKEGDVAALTDTRMKGTIYRIRGSNPASSYLQLPRAGTQSLGLTGRYLYLLFRPLPHKHFLVHLDVATEENQVVRISFSNLFREFKSTATWLQFPFVYGAASEGTARRGVPGAAPADVRWACLVLDLPSILALYLSRRFSHLRGVKLCCNLLVKNLCTSDLLFEPGVTFAKARLGDLSCRGVAPMPRELAFPVPKGEKWHDLYDYIRFPSEGAKLLHNSIQKSFPHPVAGDQVLEEPGHPPTQPVTLSRAVCDPSLTQRISSPKAVPHRCPVITKSIPEVHLAVPGPLGAVPAGDPMLEEKQRLHSAGDTRQPLPLSDGGIHVYAHRRRGHTTRAVPGSEEGLVPDPILKLRTIIGFGGCSTKWALWTQDSTAVVYPCHAVIVALLLETGEQRFFLGHTDKVAALAFSGSGTVLASAQPGPRSLGRLWDFPTGTCLCLFKTYLQSLVSLSFSHSGAVLCGVGKDVHSKTMVVVWNTAQVTRGGGVTVLAKAHTDVDIQAMKIAFFDDTRMVSCGRDNIRLWRVRSGALRSCPVSLGEYHSLEFTDLAFEAGPEQEPEDRALFVCSRSGHVLEVDYKNICVRSARRLLPAQPQGDGQEQAGSSSGPGIAINSISMSLTFCATGSEDGYMRLWLLDFSAAVLEAEHEASVSSVCISPDSHKVLSTTAAGTLGYLDVQARDYNTLMRSHEGSVLGFSVEGKWKQIATVSQDSTIRVWDLASRQQLYDFSAAEETPCTVAFHPFWKMLACGFDSGVVRTFSLAASDLLLEHKQHRTAVTGLTFSPDGNLMFSSCLQGTLALYRLLAQKIQVLRVLGNVVAQDAGSGVDTLVVSGDSRLLAFVGPSKYVVTVMEACSLDELLRVDISILDLHSTILDSAVKVCFGPVPQGELLVSTSSNKILVLDAKTGRLVQEVSPVHKLSCSSLALSKDGQYLLTAGDKVIKVWDYRMRFNVNFQVFIGHSEPVQQVAFTPNQEHVISVGDAIFLWDFLAPPPVKSSPARACSPTSTLVLRSDSSSETPKDVSETPRQTVPLPLLSSPPCLDISSVHPAAFQSISSESDREEEADLPDSSRKVANEHKDASVIVVESDGNEEPVVRPKVRQESSRSPEKPANEPRKGAKTPKSQCSIRPDSYRHFTPRFKASVLPQSFLSPPAGSEVLKLKAVIGYNGNGRGNMVWNPDTGFFAYSCGCIIVVEDLHSGFQNHWLGHAEEISTLTLSHHGQVLASASGRKDGDSHCQICIWSTQDGACTAELFHHETQVQAMAFSCDDRFLVTIGDYSDQTVALWSTHTYELMLSTRISEPLHDVAFSPFSHQDLACVGRGAVTFWVLEQQGAAVRLKVQRAPALDVLGLVELTSLCYGADALLYSGTNSGQICVWDTETNSCFMMWEADEGEIGVLLCQHHRLLSGSNMKRIRLWSVATVQELRLKGPNARSGSVLLEHEITLDGTIVSAAFDDSLEMGIVGTTAGTLWYINWVESTSIRLISGHKNKVTEVCFSPDESHCATCGEDGSVRIWALCSTELVVQFQVLNQSCQCLAWKPRPVGVWPYPGESQHVVAGYSDGTVRVFSVSRTEMELKMHPHAAALTAVTYSTDGEMILSGGKDGIVAVSSPRTGMTIHVLADHKGSPITVLQCTRKQYHDLGVEGGELWLATSSDRRVSVWASDWLQDKCELLDWLSFPAPAGPEGLDSLPPSLAAFCPWEHSVLVYVGFGLLKEALFYSLRKKQVLRKISLPAFATSLSLSPAAPFMALGFGAQVGKTSLIMALVGEEFPEEVPPRAEEITIPADVTPEKVPTHIVDYSESEQTEEELQEEIAKANVVCMVYDVTKEATIDKIRTKWIPMVNGGLEKGSRIPIILVGNKSDLQVGSSMEVILPIMNQFSEIETCVECSAKNLKNISELFYYAQKAVLHPTAPLYDPEEKQLKPACARALTRIFNLSDQDNNQILSDEELNYFQKSCFGNPLAPQALEDVKMVVWKNTTDGVQDNGLTLNGFLFLNTLFIQRGRHETTWTILRRFGYDDELELTDDYLYPQFRVPPGCSTELNHLGYQFLQRLFEKHDKDQDGALSHTELQNFFSVFPCVPWGPELYNTVCTTDKGLLSLHGFLCQWTLVAYLDVRRCLECLGYLGYPILSEQDSQTQALTVTREKRIDLEKGQTQRNVFLCKVLGARGAGKSAFLQAFLGRSLAAQRESPGQPSLYAINTVQVNGQEKYLILYEVSADATFSKPSDAACDVACFIYSLSDPKSFSYCASIYKQHYVDSQIPCVFVASKTDLPEASQQPGLFPAEFCYKHCLPPPFLFSCHSQGPPSTAVYTKLATAATFPHLNAVELGVASFWLRVALGAAVTALVGFTLYRLLAKNK, encoded by the exons gTGTGACATTCGCCAAGGCCCGCCTGGGTGACCTGTCCTGCCGCGGGGTGGCTCCCATGCCCCGGGAATTGGCCTTCCCTGTGCCCAAGGGGGAGAAGTGGCACGACCTCTATGACTACATCAG GTTCCCATCTGAGGGGGCTAAGCTGCTGCACAACTCCATCCAGAAGAGCTTCCCACATCCTGTGGCag GTGACCAAGTGCTAGAGGAGCCCGGCCACCCACCGACCCAGCCGGTGACACTCTCCAGAGCAGTCTGTGACCCGTCCCTCACCCAGCGGATAAGCAGTCCCAAAGCT GTGCCACATCGGTGTCCTGTGATCACAAAAAGCATCCCTGAGGTTCACCTGGCAGTCCCAGGGCCTCtgggagctgttcctgctggagaccccatgctggaggagaagcagaggcTGCACAGTGCGGGGGACACGAGGCAGCCACTGCCACTCAGTGATGGTGGCATCCATGTCTATGCTCATCGGAGGAGGGGACACACAACCCGAGCTGTCCCTGGCTCGGAGGAG ggGCTTGTACCGGATCCCATCCTGAAGCTGAGAACCATTATTGGCTTTGGAGGCTGCAGCACCAAATGG gctctgtggACACAGGACAGCACGGCTGTGGTGTACCCCTGCCACGCCGTCATCGTCGCCCTGCTCCTCGAGACTGGCGAGCAGAGGTTCTTCCTTGGCCACACAGACAAG GTGGCGGCGCTGGCGTTCAGCGGGAGCGGCACCGTGCTGGCCTCGGCACAGCCCGGGCCCCGCAGCCTGGGCCGCCTCTGGGACTTCCCCACGGGAACCTGCCTCTGCCTCTTCAAAACCTACCTGCAGTCCCTCGTGTCTCTCAG cttttcccacagtgGAGCTGTTCTGTGTGGTGTCGGGAAGGACGTGCACAGCAAAACG ATGGTGGTGGTGTGGAACACTGCTCAGGTGACTCGTGGTGGAGGCGTGACTGTGCTGGCCAAAGCACACACAGATGTGGATATCCAGGCCATGAAGATTGCTTTCTTTGATGACACCAG GATGGTGTCGTGTGGCCGGGACAACATCAGGCTGTGGCGAGTGCGGAGCGGAGCCCTGCGCTCGTGTCCCGTCAGCCTGGGCGAGTACCATTCCCTGGAGTTCACCGACCTGGCCTTCGAGGCGGGGCCCGAGCAGGAGCCGGAGGACCGTGCACT ctttgtGTGCAGCAGGAGTGGCCACGTGCTGGAGGTGGACTACAAGAACATCTGTGTGCGGAGTGCACGGcgcctgctgcctgcacagccccagggggacgggcaggagcaggcagggagcagctcag GCCCTGGGATTGCTATAAACAGTATCAGCATGTCCTTGACCTTCTGTGCCACTGGATCAGAAGATGGCTACATGAGGCTGTGGCTACTGGACTTCTCAGCTGCTGTCCTAGAGGCAG AGCATGAGGCTTCTGTGAGTTCTGTCTGCATCAGCCCAGACAGCCACAAAGTCCTGTCCACAACAGCTGCTGGGACTCTGGGCTACCTGGATGTCCAGGCCCGGGACTACAACACGCTGATGCGCTCCCAcgagggctctgtgctgggcttcTCGGTGGAGGGCAAGTGGAAGCAGATAGCAACAGTGTCCCAGGACAGCACCATCCGAGTGTGGGACCTCGCCTCCAGGCAGCAG ctgtatgacttttcagctgcagaggaaaCTCCTTGTACTGTGGCCTTCCACCCCTTCTGGAAGATGCTGGCCTGTGGCTTCGACAGCGGGGTGGTGAGGACCTTCAGCCTGGCTGCCTCTGACCTCCTGCTGGAGCACAA GCAGCACCGCACCGCAGTCACCGGGCTGACCTTCTCTCCAGATGGCAATTTGATGTTCAGCTCCTGCTTGCAGGGAACTCTGGCTCTGTACAGACTTTTGGCACAGAAAATCCAGGTTCTGAGAGTCCTGG GCAATGTGGTGGCCCAGGACGCTGGGAGTGGCGTGGACACTCTGGTGGTCAGTGGGGACAGTCGCCTGCTGGCCTTCGTGGGGCCCTCCAAGTACGTGGTGACAGTGATGGAGGCCTGCTCACTCGATGAG CTGCTGAGGGTGGACATCAGCATCCTGgacctgcacagcaccatcttGGACTCTGCAGTGAAGGTCTGCTTTGGTCCTGTGCCTCAGGGCGAGCTCCTGGTATCCACTTCTTCCAATAAAATCCTTGTGCTTGATGCAAAAACCGGACGGCTGGTGCAAGAG GTGTCCCCTGTGCACAAGCTGAGCTGTTCCTCCTTGGCACTGAGCAAGGATGGCCAGTACCTGCTCACTGCTGGTGACAAGGTTATCAAAGTGTGGGACTATCGGATGCGCTTCAACGTCAACTTCCAG GTGTTCATCGGCCACTCGGAGCCCGTGCAGCAGGTCGCCTTCACCCCAAACCAAGAGCACGTCATCAGCGTTGGGGATGCCATCTTCCTCTGGGATTTCCTAGCTCCACCTCCAGTGAAGTCATCCCCAGCCAG GGCTTGTTCCCCCACGTCCACTCTGGTGCTGAGGTCAG acAGCAGCTCTGAGACACCCAAGGATGTCTCTGAGACCCCTCGGCAGACAGtgcctcttccactgctgtCCTCCCCACCGTGTCTGGATATCAGCTCTGTCCACCCAGCAGCATTTCAAA GTATTTCCTCTGAGTCGGacagggaggaggaagcagatctaccagacagcagcaggaaggtggcAAATGAGCACAAAGATGCCTCAGTCATTGTGGTGGAATCAGATGGGAATGAGGAGCCTGTTGTGAGGCCCAAAGTGAGGCAGGAGAGCTCAAGGTCTCCTGAAAAACCAGCAAACG AGCCCAGGAAGGGGGCCAAAACTCCCAAGTCCCAGTGTTCCATCCGCCCAGATTCCTATCGGCATTTCACTCCTCGCTTCAAGGCATCAGTGCTCCCCCAG AGTTTCTTGTCTCCTCCAGCAGGCAGTGAAGTGCTGAAGCTGAAAGCAGTGATTGGCTACAATGGGAATGGCAGAGGGAATATGGTGTGGAACCCAGATACAG GCTTCTTTGCCTACTCCTGTGGCTGCATCATCGTGGTTGAAGACCTGCACTCGGGGTTCCAGAACCACTGGCTGGGCCACGCCGAGGAGATCTCCACACTCACCCTCAGCCACCATGGCCAG GTTCTTGCCTCTGCCTCAGGGCGGAAGGATGGAGACTCCCACTGTCAGATCTGCATCTGGAGCACCCAGGATGGGgcctgcacagcagagctgttccacCATGAGACACAAGTGCAAGCCATGGCATTCTCCTGTGATGACAGATTCCTTGTCACCATAG GGGACTACAGTGACCAGACCGTGGCTCTGTGGAGCACCCACACCTATGAGCTCATGCTGTCCACTCGTATCTCAGAGCCTCTCCATGATGTGGCTTTTAGCCCTTTCTCTCACCAAGACCTCGCCTGtgtggggagaggagctgtgaCATTCTGGGTgttggagcagcagggagctgctgtcagACTCAAG GTTCAGCGTGCCCCTGCCCTGGAcgtgctggggctggtggagcTGACATCTCTCTGTTACGGCGCTGACGCTCTCCTTTACAGTGGGACCAACTCAGGCCAGATCTGTGTGTGGGACACAGAGACCAATTCCTGCTTCATGATGTGGGAGGCTGATGAGGGCGAGATCG GTGTGCTGCTGTGTCAGCACCACCGGCTGCTGAGCGGCAGCAACATGAAGCGCATCCGCCTGTGGTCCGTGGCCACCGTGCAGGAGCTGAGGCTGAAAGGGCCCAATGCCAG GTCTGGCTCAGTCCTGCTGGAGCACGAGATCACCCTGGATGGGACCATTGTGAGCGCAGCCTTTGACGACTCCCTGGAAATGGGAATTGTGGGCACCACGGCAGGGACCCTGTGGTACATCAACTGGGTGGAGAGCACCAGCATCCGACTCATCAGTGGCCACAAGAACAAG gtgacCGAGGTGTGCTTTAGTCCCGACGAGAGTCACTGTGCCACGTGCGGGGAGGACGGCAGCGTGAGGATctgggctctgtgcagcactgagCTGGTGGTGCAGTTCCAGGTGCTCAACCAG AGCTGCCAGTGCCTGGCCTGGAAGCCTCGTCCCGTTGGGGTGTGGCCTTATCCCGGTGAGAGCCAGCATGTGGTGGCAGGGTACAGTGATGGCACTGTCCGTGTGTTCAGTGTTTCCAGGACAGAGATGGAGCTGAAAATGCACCCCCATGCTGCTGCACTGACAGCAGTCACCTATTCCACTGATG GGGAAATGATCTTATCAGGGGGCAAGGATGGGATAGTGGCTGTCAGCAGCCCTCGCACTGGAATGACCATCCATGTCCTGGCTGACCACAAAGGTTCCCCCATCACCGTTCTCCAGTGCACCAGGAAGCAG TACCACGACCTCGGGGTGGAAGGAGGGGAGCTCTGGCTGGCCACCAGCTCCGACCGCCGGGTCAGCGTCTGGGCCTCTGACTGGCTCCAGGACAAGTGTGAGCTCCTCGACTGGCTCAGcttcccagcccctgctggCCCTGAG GGTCTTGACagcctccctcccagcctggctgcgTTCTGCCCTTGGGAACACAGTGTCCTGGTCTACGTGGGCTTTGGGCTGCTGAAGGAAGCTTTGTTCTACAGCCTGAGGAAGAAACAG gtgctCAGGAAGATCTCCCTGCCAGCCTTTGCCACATCcctcagcctgtccccagctgcaCCTTTCATGGCCCTCGGCTTCGGTG CCCAGGTGGGGAAGACGTCCCTGATCATGGCTCTGGTGGGAGAGGAGTTTCCTGAAGAG GTGCCCCCCCGGGCAGAGGAGATCACGATCCCGGCCGATGTCACCCCTGAGAAGGTCCCCACGCACATAGTGGACTACTCAG AGTCGGAGCAGacagaggaggagctgcaggaggagatcGCCAAG GCCAACGTGGTTTGCATGGTGTACGATGTCACCAAGGAGGCCACCATTGACAAG ATTCGCACAAAGTGGATCCCCATGGTGAACGGGGGACTTGAAAAGGGATCCAG AATCCCCATTATTTTAGTGGGAAACAAGTCTGACCTGCAGGTGGGCAGCTCCATGGAGGTCATCCTGCCCATCATGAACCAGTTTTCGGAGATTGAGACCTGTGTGGAG TGCTCTGCCAAGAACCTCAAGAACATCTCTGAGCTCTTCTACTACGCCCAGAAAGCTGTGCTGCATCCCACTGCCCCGCTCTACGACCCGGAGGAGAAGCAG CTCAAACCCGCCTGTGCTCGAGCACTGACCCGGATCTTCAACCTCTCGGACCAGGACAACAACCAGATCCTCAGTGATGAGGAGCTCAACTACTTCCAG AAGTCTTGTTTTGGAAATCCCCTGGCTCCCCAGGCCCTGGAGGATGTGAAGATGGTTGTGTGGAAGAACACGACAGACGGGGTGCAGGACAATGGCCTCACCTTGAACG GCTTCCTCTTCCTCAACACCCTCTTCATCCAGAGGGGCAGGCACGAGACCACCTGGACCATCCTGCGCCGCTTTGGCTACGACGACGAGCTGGAGCTGACAGATGACTACTTGTACCCACA GTTCCGTGTGCCCCCCGGCTGCTCCACGGAGCTCAACCACTTGGGATACCAGTTCCTGCAGAGGCTCTTCGAGAAGCACGACaag GACCAGGATGGAGCCCTGTcgcacacagagctgcagaactTCTTCAGCGTGTTCCCCTGCGTGCCCTGGGGCCCCGAGCTCTACAACACGGTATGCACCACTGATAAAGGCCTGCTTTCCCTGCATGGATTCCTCTGCCAGTGGAC GCTCGTGGCTTACCTGGACGTACGGCGCTGCTTGGAGTGCCTGGGCTACTTGGGCTACCCCATCCTCTCAGAGCAGGACTCCCAGACCCAAGCCCTCACAG TAACCCGGGAGAAAAGGATTGACCTGGAGAAAGGACAGACCCAGAGGAATGTCTTCCTGTGCAAGGTGCTGGGAGCACGGGGCGCAGGCAAGTCCGCCTTCCTGCAGGCCTTCCTCGGCAGGAGCCTGGCG GCCCAGAGGGAGAGCCCAGGACAGCCATCCCTCTACGCCATCAACACAGTGCAGGTCAATGGCCAGGAGAAGTACCTCATA ctgtACGAGGTCAGCGCTGACGCCACGTTCTCGAAGCCGTCGGACGCAGCCTGCGACGTCGCCTGCTTCATCTACAGCCTGAGCGACCCCAAATCCTTCAGCTACTGTGCCAGCATCTATAAG cagcactacGTGGACAGCCAGATCCCCTGTGTCTTCGTGGCCTCCAAGACAGACCTGCCAGaagccagccagcagccagggctcttCCCAGCTGAGTTCTGCTACAAGCACTGCCTCCCTCCacccttcctcttctcctgccacagccagggACCACCCAGCACCGCTGTATACACCAAACTGGCCACTGCTGCCACCTTCCC CCACCTGAACGCCGTGGAGCTGGGAGTCGCGTCCTTCTGGCTGCGGGTGGCGCTGGGGGCGGCGGTGACGGCGCTGGTGGGCTTCACCCTGTACCGCCTGCTGGCCAAGAACAAATGA
- the LOC128796156 gene encoding mitochondrial Rho GTPase 2 isoform X2 yields MKRDVRILLLGEAQVGKTSLIMALVGEEFPEEVPPRAEEITIPADVTPEKVPTHIVDYSESEQTEEELQEEIAKANVVCMVYDVTKEATIDKIRTKWIPMVNGGLEKGSRIPIILVGNKSDLQVGSSMEVILPIMNQFSEIETCVECSAKNLKNISELFYYAQKAVLHPTAPLYDPEEKQLKPACARALTRIFNLSDQDNNQILSDEELNYFQKSCFGNPLAPQALEDVKMVVWKNTTDGVQDNGLTLNGFLFLNTLFIQRGRHETTWTILRRFGYDDELELTDDYLYPQFRVPPGCSTELNHLGYQFLQRLFEKHDKDQDGALSHTELQNFFSVFPCVPWGPELYNTVCTTDKGLLSLHGFLCQWTLVAYLDVRRCLECLGYLGYPILSEQDSQTQALTVTREKRIDLEKGQTQRNVFLCKVLGARGAGKSAFLQAFLGRSLAAQRESPGQPSLYAINTVQVNGQEKYLILYEVSADATFSKPSDAACDVACFIYSLSDPKSFSYCASIYKQHYVDSQIPCVFVASKTDLPEASQQPGLFPAEFCYKHCLPPPFLFSCHSQGPPSTAVYTKLATAATFPHLNAVELGVASFWLRVALGAAVTALVGFTLYRLLAKNK; encoded by the exons ATGAAGCGGGACGTGCGGATCCTCCTGCTCGGGGAGG CCCAGGTGGGGAAGACGTCCCTGATCATGGCTCTGGTGGGAGAGGAGTTTCCTGAAGAG GTGCCCCCCCGGGCAGAGGAGATCACGATCCCGGCCGATGTCACCCCTGAGAAGGTCCCCACGCACATAGTGGACTACTCAG AGTCGGAGCAGacagaggaggagctgcaggaggagatcGCCAAG GCCAACGTGGTTTGCATGGTGTACGATGTCACCAAGGAGGCCACCATTGACAAG ATTCGCACAAAGTGGATCCCCATGGTGAACGGGGGACTTGAAAAGGGATCCAG AATCCCCATTATTTTAGTGGGAAACAAGTCTGACCTGCAGGTGGGCAGCTCCATGGAGGTCATCCTGCCCATCATGAACCAGTTTTCGGAGATTGAGACCTGTGTGGAG TGCTCTGCCAAGAACCTCAAGAACATCTCTGAGCTCTTCTACTACGCCCAGAAAGCTGTGCTGCATCCCACTGCCCCGCTCTACGACCCGGAGGAGAAGCAG CTCAAACCCGCCTGTGCTCGAGCACTGACCCGGATCTTCAACCTCTCGGACCAGGACAACAACCAGATCCTCAGTGATGAGGAGCTCAACTACTTCCAG AAGTCTTGTTTTGGAAATCCCCTGGCTCCCCAGGCCCTGGAGGATGTGAAGATGGTTGTGTGGAAGAACACGACAGACGGGGTGCAGGACAATGGCCTCACCTTGAACG GCTTCCTCTTCCTCAACACCCTCTTCATCCAGAGGGGCAGGCACGAGACCACCTGGACCATCCTGCGCCGCTTTGGCTACGACGACGAGCTGGAGCTGACAGATGACTACTTGTACCCACA GTTCCGTGTGCCCCCCGGCTGCTCCACGGAGCTCAACCACTTGGGATACCAGTTCCTGCAGAGGCTCTTCGAGAAGCACGACaag GACCAGGATGGAGCCCTGTcgcacacagagctgcagaactTCTTCAGCGTGTTCCCCTGCGTGCCCTGGGGCCCCGAGCTCTACAACACGGTATGCACCACTGATAAAGGCCTGCTTTCCCTGCATGGATTCCTCTGCCAGTGGAC GCTCGTGGCTTACCTGGACGTACGGCGCTGCTTGGAGTGCCTGGGCTACTTGGGCTACCCCATCCTCTCAGAGCAGGACTCCCAGACCCAAGCCCTCACAG TAACCCGGGAGAAAAGGATTGACCTGGAGAAAGGACAGACCCAGAGGAATGTCTTCCTGTGCAAGGTGCTGGGAGCACGGGGCGCAGGCAAGTCCGCCTTCCTGCAGGCCTTCCTCGGCAGGAGCCTGGCG GCCCAGAGGGAGAGCCCAGGACAGCCATCCCTCTACGCCATCAACACAGTGCAGGTCAATGGCCAGGAGAAGTACCTCATA ctgtACGAGGTCAGCGCTGACGCCACGTTCTCGAAGCCGTCGGACGCAGCCTGCGACGTCGCCTGCTTCATCTACAGCCTGAGCGACCCCAAATCCTTCAGCTACTGTGCCAGCATCTATAAG cagcactacGTGGACAGCCAGATCCCCTGTGTCTTCGTGGCCTCCAAGACAGACCTGCCAGaagccagccagcagccagggctcttCCCAGCTGAGTTCTGCTACAAGCACTGCCTCCCTCCacccttcctcttctcctgccacagccagggACCACCCAGCACCGCTGTATACACCAAACTGGCCACTGCTGCCACCTTCCC CCACCTGAACGCCGTGGAGCTGGGAGTCGCGTCCTTCTGGCTGCGGGTGGCGCTGGGGGCGGCGGTGACGGCGCTGGTGGGCTTCACCCTGTACCGCCTGCTGGCCAAGAACAAATGA
- the LOC128796156 gene encoding mitochondrial Rho GTPase 2 isoform X3 — translation MALVGEEFPEEVPPRAEEITIPADVTPEKVPTHIVDYSESEQTEEELQEEIAKANVVCMVYDVTKEATIDKIRTKWIPMVNGGLEKGSRIPIILVGNKSDLQVGSSMEVILPIMNQFSEIETCVECSAKNLKNISELFYYAQKAVLHPTAPLYDPEEKQLKPACARALTRIFNLSDQDNNQILSDEELNYFQKSCFGNPLAPQALEDVKMVVWKNTTDGVQDNGLTLNGFLFLNTLFIQRGRHETTWTILRRFGYDDELELTDDYLYPQFRVPPGCSTELNHLGYQFLQRLFEKHDKDQDGALSHTELQNFFSVFPCVPWGPELYNTVCTTDKGLLSLHGFLCQWTLVAYLDVRRCLECLGYLGYPILSEQDSQTQALTVTREKRIDLEKGQTQRNVFLCKVLGARGAGKSAFLQAFLGRSLAAQRESPGQPSLYAINTVQVNGQEKYLILYEVSADATFSKPSDAACDVACFIYSLSDPKSFSYCASIYKQHYVDSQIPCVFVASKTDLPEASQQPGLFPAEFCYKHCLPPPFLFSCHSQGPPSTAVYTKLATAATFPHLNAVELGVASFWLRVALGAAVTALVGFTLYRLLAKNK, via the exons ATGGCTCTGGTGGGAGAGGAGTTTCCTGAAGAG GTGCCCCCCCGGGCAGAGGAGATCACGATCCCGGCCGATGTCACCCCTGAGAAGGTCCCCACGCACATAGTGGACTACTCAG AGTCGGAGCAGacagaggaggagctgcaggaggagatcGCCAAG GCCAACGTGGTTTGCATGGTGTACGATGTCACCAAGGAGGCCACCATTGACAAG ATTCGCACAAAGTGGATCCCCATGGTGAACGGGGGACTTGAAAAGGGATCCAG AATCCCCATTATTTTAGTGGGAAACAAGTCTGACCTGCAGGTGGGCAGCTCCATGGAGGTCATCCTGCCCATCATGAACCAGTTTTCGGAGATTGAGACCTGTGTGGAG TGCTCTGCCAAGAACCTCAAGAACATCTCTGAGCTCTTCTACTACGCCCAGAAAGCTGTGCTGCATCCCACTGCCCCGCTCTACGACCCGGAGGAGAAGCAG CTCAAACCCGCCTGTGCTCGAGCACTGACCCGGATCTTCAACCTCTCGGACCAGGACAACAACCAGATCCTCAGTGATGAGGAGCTCAACTACTTCCAG AAGTCTTGTTTTGGAAATCCCCTGGCTCCCCAGGCCCTGGAGGATGTGAAGATGGTTGTGTGGAAGAACACGACAGACGGGGTGCAGGACAATGGCCTCACCTTGAACG GCTTCCTCTTCCTCAACACCCTCTTCATCCAGAGGGGCAGGCACGAGACCACCTGGACCATCCTGCGCCGCTTTGGCTACGACGACGAGCTGGAGCTGACAGATGACTACTTGTACCCACA GTTCCGTGTGCCCCCCGGCTGCTCCACGGAGCTCAACCACTTGGGATACCAGTTCCTGCAGAGGCTCTTCGAGAAGCACGACaag GACCAGGATGGAGCCCTGTcgcacacagagctgcagaactTCTTCAGCGTGTTCCCCTGCGTGCCCTGGGGCCCCGAGCTCTACAACACGGTATGCACCACTGATAAAGGCCTGCTTTCCCTGCATGGATTCCTCTGCCAGTGGAC GCTCGTGGCTTACCTGGACGTACGGCGCTGCTTGGAGTGCCTGGGCTACTTGGGCTACCCCATCCTCTCAGAGCAGGACTCCCAGACCCAAGCCCTCACAG TAACCCGGGAGAAAAGGATTGACCTGGAGAAAGGACAGACCCAGAGGAATGTCTTCCTGTGCAAGGTGCTGGGAGCACGGGGCGCAGGCAAGTCCGCCTTCCTGCAGGCCTTCCTCGGCAGGAGCCTGGCG GCCCAGAGGGAGAGCCCAGGACAGCCATCCCTCTACGCCATCAACACAGTGCAGGTCAATGGCCAGGAGAAGTACCTCATA ctgtACGAGGTCAGCGCTGACGCCACGTTCTCGAAGCCGTCGGACGCAGCCTGCGACGTCGCCTGCTTCATCTACAGCCTGAGCGACCCCAAATCCTTCAGCTACTGTGCCAGCATCTATAAG cagcactacGTGGACAGCCAGATCCCCTGTGTCTTCGTGGCCTCCAAGACAGACCTGCCAGaagccagccagcagccagggctcttCCCAGCTGAGTTCTGCTACAAGCACTGCCTCCCTCCacccttcctcttctcctgccacagccagggACCACCCAGCACCGCTGTATACACCAAACTGGCCACTGCTGCCACCTTCCC CCACCTGAACGCCGTGGAGCTGGGAGTCGCGTCCTTCTGGCTGCGGGTGGCGCTGGGGGCGGCGGTGACGGCGCTGGTGGGCTTCACCCTGTACCGCCTGCTGGCCAAGAACAAATGA